From Microcystis aeruginosa NIES-2549, a single genomic window includes:
- the corA gene encoding magnesium/cobalt transporter CorA: MSNNKRLTRYKKGRKSSQTKPHLYDYHYNQPGTMPGLITIDENAVATEIFLINYNSQQATRVNNILPQDCLKYLSDDSISWVDIVGLGNEDKLQELGEIFHLHPLTLEDIVSIPQRPKVEECENYILIIVPMAILIDHQGFLLEQISLIVGKNYVLTVQEEGQYDSLEGVRERIRLNKGSIRQQKSGYLAYSIWDAIIDGYFPVLESYGERIEELENEILASPTEQTLSKIYQIRQELLSLRRAIWPQRDTLNALLRDEYIVIDITIKPYLRDCYDHVVQILDVIENYREFANGLMDFYLSSVSNKMNEIMKTLTVISTIFIPLTFIVGIYGMNFNTDKSPYNMPELEWYWGYVFVWVLMLTVAFSLIIFFWRRGWFKNLSTVKKR; this comes from the coding sequence ATGAGCAATAACAAAAGATTAACTCGGTATAAAAAAGGGCGAAAATCCTCCCAGACAAAACCCCACCTTTATGATTATCACTATAACCAACCCGGGACGATGCCGGGGTTAATCACCATCGATGAAAATGCCGTTGCTACCGAGATATTTTTAATCAATTATAACTCCCAACAAGCCACTAGAGTCAATAATATCTTACCTCAAGACTGTCTTAAATATTTATCCGATGATTCCATCTCTTGGGTTGATATCGTCGGTTTGGGTAATGAAGATAAACTGCAAGAGTTGGGAGAAATTTTTCATTTACATCCCTTAACCCTTGAGGATATAGTCAGTATTCCCCAAAGACCAAAAGTGGAAGAATGCGAGAATTATATTTTAATTATAGTACCAATGGCCATCCTGATCGATCATCAGGGTTTTTTGCTAGAACAAATCAGTTTAATAGTCGGGAAGAATTATGTTTTAACCGTGCAGGAAGAAGGACAATACGATTCTTTAGAGGGAGTTAGGGAAAGAATCCGTTTAAATAAAGGTTCCATCCGGCAGCAAAAATCGGGTTATTTAGCCTACTCGATTTGGGATGCCATTATTGACGGTTATTTTCCTGTTTTAGAGTCCTACGGAGAAAGAATCGAGGAGTTAGAAAACGAAATTTTAGCTAGTCCCACGGAACAGACTTTATCAAAAATTTACCAAATACGTCAGGAATTACTCTCCCTGCGACGAGCAATTTGGCCGCAAAGGGACACCCTCAATGCGCTTCTACGCGATGAGTACATTGTCATCGATATAACCATTAAACCCTATCTAAGAGACTGTTATGACCATGTGGTACAAATCCTCGATGTTATCGAAAATTACCGGGAATTTGCCAATGGTTTAATGGATTTTTACCTATCTTCCGTGAGTAATAAAATGAACGAGATTATGAAAACTTTAACGGTAATCTCGACGATTTTTATCCCGCTCACCTTCATTGTCGGTATTTATGGCATGAACTTTAATACTGATAAATCCCCCTATAATATGCCCGAATTAGAATGGTATTGGGGCTATGTATTCGTCTGGGTGTTGATGCTAACCGTTGCTTTCAGTTTAATCATTTTCTTTTGGCGACGCGGCTGGTTTAAGAACCTATCGACAGTGAAGAAAAGATAA
- a CDS encoding allophycocyanin subunit alpha-B, with product MSVVSQVILKADDELRYPSSGELQGIGQFLKTGEQRIRIAETLAENEKKIVDQAQKQLFKKRPDYRAPGGNAYGQRQYNQCLRDYGWYLRLVTYGVLAGDKGPIEQTGLIGVKEMYNSLNVPVPGMVEAIRCLKEAALGLLTQEDAVEAAPYFDFIIQYMS from the coding sequence ATGAGCGTAGTTAGCCAAGTCATCCTCAAAGCCGACGACGAACTTCGTTATCCTAGTAGTGGTGAACTACAGGGTATCGGGCAATTTTTAAAAACCGGTGAGCAGAGAATTCGCATTGCCGAGACTCTCGCTGAAAATGAGAAAAAAATCGTCGATCAGGCTCAAAAACAACTGTTCAAGAAACGTCCCGATTATAGAGCGCCGGGGGGTAATGCCTACGGTCAGCGTCAATATAATCAATGCTTGCGCGATTATGGTTGGTATCTGCGTCTAGTTACCTATGGGGTATTAGCTGGAGATAAAGGACCGATCGAACAAACTGGTCTGATCGGGGTCAAAGAGATGTATAACTCTCTTAATGTTCCCGTCCCCGGCATGGTGGAGGCGATTCGTTGTCTCAAAGAGGCCGCTTTAGGTCTTTTGACTCAAGAGGATGCTGTGGAAGCAGCCCCCTACTTCGACTTTATCATCCAGTATATGTCCTAA
- the gorA gene encoding glutathione-disulfide reductase: MSYDFDLFVIGGGSGGIATARRAAEYGAKVGLAEYDRLGGTCVNRGCIPKKLMVYSSRFPQLFKDAEGYGWSPVESQLNWQKLISALNQETIRLNGIYQKMLDNSQVTLFPNYAKFIDTHTLEVGDQKITADKILIAVGGHPVKPDIPGIEHTVVSDAMFQLPEQPKRIIVLGAGYIGVEFAGIMHGLGTEVVQLIRKDKILRGFDEDIRDEIQGEMIRQGIKIMPETFPTSIEKTEEGLKVHIQGKETSEMLFVDALGLAATGRIPKLEKLGLENVNVEVKKGAIVVNEYSQTSEDNIYAVGDCTDKINLTPVAINEGRAFADTVFGNKPRLMSYENVPSAVFSTPEAATVGLTELQAKKQYGDTEIKVYRSKFRPGYNVLPGREDKTLMKLVVHQESGKILGAHMVGDHAAEIIQGVAIAVKMGATKADFDATVGIHPSAAEEFVTMR, translated from the coding sequence ATGAGTTATGATTTTGATCTATTCGTGATTGGTGGTGGTTCTGGGGGTATTGCCACCGCTAGACGGGCTGCCGAATACGGGGCAAAAGTGGGATTAGCAGAATACGATCGTTTAGGAGGAACCTGTGTTAATCGCGGTTGTATTCCTAAAAAATTAATGGTTTATTCTAGTCGTTTTCCCCAACTATTTAAGGATGCGGAAGGTTACGGTTGGAGTCCGGTAGAGAGTCAGTTAAATTGGCAAAAATTAATTAGCGCGCTTAATCAGGAAACTATCCGTTTAAATGGCATTTATCAAAAGATGCTCGATAATTCTCAAGTGACGCTTTTTCCTAATTATGCCAAGTTTATTGATACCCATACCCTAGAGGTGGGAGATCAGAAAATTACTGCCGATAAAATTTTAATTGCCGTGGGGGGACATCCCGTTAAACCTGATATTCCGGGGATCGAACATACAGTAGTTTCTGATGCCATGTTTCAACTGCCAGAACAACCAAAAAGAATTATAGTTTTAGGGGCGGGATATATTGGGGTAGAATTTGCCGGTATTATGCACGGATTAGGGACGGAAGTGGTGCAGTTAATCCGTAAAGACAAGATTTTAAGAGGGTTTGATGAGGATATCCGCGATGAGATTCAAGGGGAAATGATCCGTCAGGGAATTAAAATTATGCCCGAAACTTTCCCCACTTCGATCGAGAAAACTGAAGAGGGGTTAAAGGTACATATTCAGGGGAAAGAAACCTCAGAAATGCTCTTTGTTGATGCCCTAGGATTAGCGGCTACTGGAAGAATTCCTAAGCTGGAAAAATTGGGCTTAGAGAATGTCAATGTCGAGGTAAAAAAAGGGGCAATTGTCGTCAACGAGTATAGCCAAACCAGTGAAGATAATATCTACGCCGTGGGCGATTGTACCGATAAAATTAATTTAACTCCCGTGGCGATTAATGAGGGGCGAGCTTTTGCCGATACAGTCTTTGGTAATAAACCCCGGTTAATGAGTTATGAAAACGTTCCTTCGGCAGTATTTTCTACTCCTGAAGCGGCGACGGTGGGATTAACGGAATTGCAAGCAAAAAAACAATATGGTGACACGGAGATTAAAGTTTATCGGTCTAAATTCCGCCCCGGTTACAATGTTTTACCAGGCCGAGAGGACAAAACTTTGATGAAATTAGTTGTCCATCAGGAAAGTGGTAAAATCCTTGGGGCGCACATGGTGGGAGATCACGCCGCCGAAATTATTCAAGGAGTAGCCATTGCCGTAAAAATGGGGGCGACAAAAGCCGATTTTGATGCCACTGTCGGCATTCATCCCAGTGCTGCCGAGGAATTTGTCACCATGCGTTAA
- the trmB gene encoding tRNA (guanosine(46)-N7)-methyltransferase TrmB, whose product MAKVRVRQHVNPLSHKYRHPIAPPDWNQVYQDMTPPLHLDIGCARGKFLLQMAQVYPEINFLGIEIRQPLVIEANQERERLGLSNLAFVFGNMNVAPEILLQSLPADKLFWVSIQFPDPWFKQRHSKRRVVQPELVIALAKYMVAGGWVFLQSDVESIALEMTERFQAHPHFVRQHQTPWLEENIFPIATEREKSTYNKGQPVYRSLFRVR is encoded by the coding sequence TTGGCTAAAGTTCGCGTTCGTCAGCACGTCAATCCCTTAAGTCATAAATATCGCCATCCGATCGCTCCCCCCGATTGGAATCAAGTTTATCAGGATATGACGCCACCTCTCCATCTTGATATTGGTTGTGCGCGGGGTAAATTTTTGTTACAAATGGCCCAAGTATATCCAGAAATTAATTTTTTGGGGATTGAAATTCGTCAACCTTTGGTAATTGAAGCCAATCAGGAACGGGAAAGGTTAGGATTAAGTAATCTCGCTTTTGTTTTTGGCAATATGAATGTTGCCCCAGAAATTTTACTGCAATCTTTGCCCGCAGATAAGTTATTTTGGGTGTCGATTCAATTTCCCGATCCTTGGTTTAAACAGCGTCACAGTAAGCGTCGAGTTGTGCAGCCGGAATTAGTCATAGCTTTGGCTAAGTATATGGTAGCTGGAGGCTGGGTTTTTTTACAGTCGGATGTGGAATCGATCGCCCTGGAAATGACGGAGAGATTTCAAGCACATCCCCATTTTGTTCGGCAACATCAAACCCCCTGGTTAGAGGAAAATATTTTCCCCATAGCGACGGAAAGGGAAAAGTCCACTTATAATAAAGGTCAACCGGTTTATCGCTCGCTTTTTCGAGTTCGGTAG
- the dacB gene encoding D-alanyl-D-alanine carboxypeptidase/D-alanyl-D-alanine-endopeptidase → MLTRRSKLSFLLGTCSLFLWVNHPLTLANPISQDNSPPSQFICPADLATEIDRILARPDYQGAYWGILVKSLNSQENLYSLHENNFFTPASTAKLLTTAAAFSKFNRDYRLKTPILAQGNPPDLETLTLVGRGDATITTEKLEKLAEKLKAGGINSISRLIVVASPFVVSDSQKTWEWEDVFFDYGVSASSLVLNENSVTLRLLPRQLGQSLDLQWSDPIAAKQWLIENQTSTAGQGSPNTLAIKGNLANNRLIITGSLAIDSQDDFNLAIPQPSEYFLDSWRNILEKAGITVKTAEISSEIRGDEITNLESEPLAYLVEKVNKNSDNLLAETLLQMLGGVSGLQETLTKLGINSDSYKIGDGSGLSRQNLIKPNTLGQILQIMAENPDYRRSLAIGGIDGTLTNRFRQTPLEGRLQAKTGTLTGVTALAGYLETADNQPLIFSITVNNSDKPATTLRNGIDEVILLLGQLKRC, encoded by the coding sequence ATGCTAACACGCCGATCGAAATTATCTTTTCTCTTGGGGACTTGTTCCCTATTTCTCTGGGTAAACCATCCCCTCACCCTCGCAAACCCCATCAGTCAAGACAATTCCCCCCCTTCCCAGTTTATCTGTCCAGCAGACTTAGCCACCGAGATCGATCGCATTTTGGCCCGCCCCGATTATCAAGGCGCTTATTGGGGAATTTTAGTAAAATCCCTTAATTCTCAGGAAAATCTCTATAGTCTCCACGAAAATAACTTTTTTACTCCCGCTTCTACTGCGAAATTATTAACCACTGCCGCCGCTTTTAGCAAATTTAACCGCGATTATCGTCTGAAAACCCCCATTTTAGCCCAAGGCAACCCCCCCGATTTAGAAACTTTAACCTTAGTCGGGAGGGGAGATGCAACCATAACCACAGAAAAGTTAGAAAAATTAGCAGAAAAGTTAAAAGCAGGGGGAATTAACTCAATTTCTCGCTTAATTGTCGTTGCTAGTCCTTTTGTCGTCTCCGATAGTCAAAAAACCTGGGAATGGGAAGATGTCTTTTTTGACTATGGAGTTAGTGCTTCTAGCTTGGTTTTAAACGAAAATTCCGTCACTTTAAGGCTTTTACCGCGACAATTGGGGCAAAGCTTAGATTTACAATGGTCCGATCCCATTGCCGCTAAACAATGGCTAATTGAGAATCAAACCAGCACCGCAGGGCAAGGAAGCCCGAATACTCTGGCAATTAAGGGCAATTTAGCCAATAATCGCCTGATTATCACTGGTTCTCTGGCTATTGATAGTCAAGATGATTTTAATTTAGCTATTCCCCAACCCTCGGAATATTTCCTGGATAGCTGGCGTAATATCCTTGAAAAAGCGGGAATTACCGTTAAAACCGCCGAAATTAGCTCAGAAATTCGCGGCGATGAAATCACCAATTTAGAATCAGAACCCTTAGCATATTTGGTGGAAAAAGTCAATAAAAATAGCGATAATTTACTAGCGGAAACCCTACTACAAATGCTCGGCGGTGTCTCGGGATTACAAGAAACTTTAACAAAACTGGGAATTAACAGCGATAGTTATAAAATCGGCGATGGTTCGGGGCTATCACGACAAAACCTGATTAAACCGAATACTTTAGGTCAAATTTTACAAATAATGGCAGAAAATCCTGATTATCGGCGTTCTTTAGCTATTGGCGGCATTGATGGCACTTTAACCAATAGATTTCGCCAGACTCCCCTAGAAGGACGATTACAGGCAAAAACCGGGACTTTAACCGGAGTTACCGCTCTCGCTGGTTATCTAGAAACCGCCGACAATCAACCCCTAATCTTTAGCATAACCGTCAATAACAGCGATAAACCCGCCACTACCCTCAGAAACGGCATCGATGAGGTGATTTTGCTCCTAGGACAGTTAAAACGCTGTTAA
- a CDS encoding slipin family protein: MEFLAPLLLIAGILGLNGFKIDREYQRGVIFRLGRYQDTKGPGLYWIIPLVDQKMQLDIRTKTVDIAPQETVTADNVTIKVNAVLYYRIIDPSKAINKVESYPAAVYQAAMTTLRNVVGQNHLDDVLQKRDKINQAVQQIVDEISEPWGIDIERVEMKDVEIPTGMQRAMAKEAEALREKRARLIKAAAEQEASLKLAEASQLIMENPAALELRRLQMLTEIGAENNTSTVIMLPSDILNLAQKLTEKTSQNGSIVNSPKG; this comes from the coding sequence ATGGAATTTTTAGCACCCTTGCTGTTGATAGCGGGCATTCTGGGGTTAAATGGCTTTAAAATCGATCGAGAATACCAGCGTGGTGTTATCTTTCGCCTAGGGCGTTATCAAGACACCAAAGGTCCCGGACTGTACTGGATCATTCCCCTAGTTGACCAAAAAATGCAGCTGGATATTCGCACTAAAACCGTCGATATCGCCCCGCAAGAAACTGTCACCGCCGATAATGTCACAATTAAGGTTAATGCGGTTCTCTACTATCGTATTATCGACCCTAGCAAAGCGATTAATAAAGTCGAATCCTACCCCGCGGCCGTTTATCAAGCGGCCATGACCACTTTAAGAAATGTCGTCGGTCAAAATCATCTCGATGATGTCTTGCAAAAACGGGACAAAATCAATCAAGCGGTCCAACAAATTGTCGATGAAATTAGCGAACCCTGGGGCATTGATATCGAACGGGTGGAGATGAAAGATGTGGAAATTCCCACCGGTATGCAGCGGGCCATGGCCAAGGAAGCGGAAGCATTGCGAGAAAAACGGGCCCGTTTGATTAAAGCTGCCGCAGAACAGGAAGCCTCCTTAAAATTAGCGGAAGCTTCCCAATTAATCATGGAAAACCCCGCCGCCTTGGAATTACGCCGCCTACAAATGTTAACGGAAATTGGAGCGGAAAATAACACCAGTACCGTGATTATGCTCCCCTCTGATATCTTAAATCTCGCTCAAAAATTAACCGAAAAAACATCACAAAATGGCTCAATTGTCAATAGCCCAAAAGGTTAA
- a CDS encoding tetratricopeptide repeat protein gives MGYSIDVDGTNFDSEVIEKSYLNTVILDFYALWCGPCKLVKPMLEKLASEYNFILAKIDIDKSPELAEQYNVEGVPDVRIVSKGEVLPCFVGALPEEQIRDLFSRLDLQSELETGLAEIKEAIALDNLPAAKQLFDRLFPKYPNEPRLIIMAVKFLMRLEKWSDAYRLISAIKEENPVIKGWKTLLEFQQLKPENNPLDPIFFTGINSALKEDYAAALDKLISLVGESRKYRQDGARKAMLAIFQILGVSHPLTQEYQAKLTFLLY, from the coding sequence ATGGGATATTCTATCGATGTAGATGGGACAAATTTTGACAGTGAAGTGATCGAGAAATCCTATCTAAATACGGTGATTTTAGACTTTTATGCCCTGTGGTGTGGACCCTGTAAATTGGTAAAACCGATGCTGGAAAAACTGGCAAGTGAATATAATTTTATCCTGGCAAAAATAGATATAGATAAAAGTCCCGAATTAGCCGAACAATACAATGTAGAAGGAGTTCCCGATGTGCGAATTGTCAGCAAGGGAGAAGTGTTACCCTGTTTTGTCGGTGCTTTGCCAGAAGAACAAATTAGAGACTTATTTTCCCGTCTCGATTTACAATCGGAATTAGAAACAGGATTAGCAGAAATCAAAGAAGCGATCGCCCTCGATAATTTGCCCGCAGCTAAACAATTATTTGATCGTCTTTTCCCTAAATATCCCAACGAACCGCGATTAATTATTATGGCGGTCAAATTTCTCATGCGTCTAGAAAAATGGTCAGATGCCTATCGATTAATTAGTGCTATTAAAGAGGAAAATCCTGTTATAAAAGGTTGGAAAACTCTCCTAGAATTTCAACAATTAAAACCAGAAAATAATCCCCTCGATCCGATATTTTTTACTGGGATTAATTCCGCATTAAAAGAAGATTATGCCGCCGCTTTAGATAAACTGATCAGCCTGGTGGGAGAAAGTAGAAAATATCGTCAGGATGGGGCAAGAAAAGCCATGTTAGCCATATTTCAGATTTTGGGGGTTAGTCATCCCCTCACCCAAGAATACCAAGCAAAGTTAACATTTCTGCTCTACTAG
- a CDS encoding metallophosphoesterase family protein codes for MNFRFAILSDPHIALPTTILNHSNRFHLVEVSIPALKIVLDHLITLNLDFLLIAGDLTQDGEPENHRWLADCLATLPFPVYVVPGNHDVLSLTATENQIGLGDFPFYYQQFGYSDPEQIYYQKEILPGVQLIGLNSNQFDEQGGQIGSLDAEQLHWLKQILPALKNDLVMVMIHHNVIEHLPGQSNHELGKRYMLANAGELLDILQENGVKLLITGHLHVQDLAFSRGIYEITTGSLVSYPHPYRVLEYCENTGELAIESFHLQNIPGWENLPAISRQWLGDRSYPFMMRLLTCHPLNLPMSLAEELAPKLRNFWADVAQGDTIFDFSDFPPLVRRYFYAFSAIDPLGNPHFIDNQAVISFKHQFSYQRSDLLVEMRE; via the coding sequence ATGAATTTCCGTTTCGCCATTCTCAGCGATCCTCATATCGCTTTACCCACAACCATTTTGAACCATTCTAATCGCTTTCATCTGGTGGAAGTGAGTATTCCCGCTTTAAAAATTGTTTTAGACCATCTGATCACCCTTAACCTCGATTTTCTGCTGATTGCTGGCGATTTAACCCAAGATGGTGAACCAGAAAATCATCGTTGGTTAGCCGATTGTTTAGCTACTTTACCCTTTCCCGTCTATGTGGTGCCGGGTAATCATGATGTTTTGAGTTTAACCGCAACAGAAAACCAGATCGGTTTAGGAGATTTTCCCTTTTATTATCAACAATTTGGTTACAGCGACCCCGAACAAATATACTACCAAAAAGAAATTTTACCCGGAGTGCAATTAATCGGTCTTAATTCTAATCAATTCGATGAGCAAGGTGGACAAATTGGCAGTTTAGATGCAGAACAATTGCATTGGTTAAAACAGATTTTACCAGCGCTAAAAAACGATCTAGTGATGGTGATGATCCATCATAACGTTATCGAGCATTTACCCGGACAAAGCAATCATGAATTAGGTAAACGCTATATGTTGGCTAATGCGGGAGAACTGCTCGATATACTACAGGAAAACGGCGTAAAATTGTTGATTACCGGCCATCTCCACGTGCAGGATCTGGCTTTTAGTAGAGGTATCTATGAAATTACCACCGGTTCCCTCGTCAGTTATCCCCATCCTTACCGGGTGTTAGAATATTGCGAAAACACGGGAGAATTAGCCATAGAATCCTTTCATCTGCAAAATATACCCGGATGGGAGAATTTACCCGCTATTTCTCGGCAATGGTTAGGCGATCGCTCTTATCCTTTTATGATGCGTTTGTTAACCTGCCATCCCCTCAATCTTCCCATGAGTCTAGCGGAGGAATTAGCCCCGAAATTACGAAATTTTTGGGCAGATGTGGCCCAAGGTGACACAATCTTCGATTTTAGCGATTTTCCACCCCTAGTACGCCGTTATTTCTACGCTTTCAGTGCCATCGATCCCCTCGGCAATCCCCATTTTATCGACAATCAAGCCGTAATTAGTTTCAAGCATCAGTTCAGTTATCAGCGCTCAGACTTGCTGGTGGAGATGAGAGAATAG
- a CDS encoding tetratricopeptide repeat protein produces the protein MPKKNNDTLKRVLIVSSGLVFLALMVVPTLGLLKNNNSNSPQGSQPGQEATIPPEKLAEMVKGYEKILEREPDNPTALQGLAQARLQLKDFIGAREPLEKLYQKYPDNLEVMLVLYGTRLQTQDVSGAKNILEKLVKNYPQEPKFKEELTRLNQAIAAASKQQPPEPKK, from the coding sequence ATGCCAAAAAAAAATAACGATACCCTCAAACGAGTCTTAATTGTTTCCTCTGGTTTAGTATTTCTGGCTTTAATGGTGGTGCCAACTTTGGGTTTATTGAAAAATAATAATTCTAATTCCCCCCAAGGCAGTCAACCCGGGCAAGAGGCAACGATTCCCCCCGAAAAATTAGCAGAAATGGTTAAAGGTTACGAGAAAATTCTCGAACGTGAACCGGATAACCCCACTGCTTTGCAAGGACTAGCACAAGCTCGCTTACAGTTAAAAGATTTTATCGGAGCCAGAGAACCTTTAGAAAAGTTATATCAAAAATATCCCGACAATCTGGAAGTTATGCTAGTTCTTTATGGAACAAGATTACAAACTCAAGATGTTTCTGGGGCCAAAAATATCCTAGAAAAGTTAGTCAAAAACTATCCCCAAGAACCGAAGTTTAAAGAAGAATTAACTCGCTTAAATCAAGCGATCGCGGCAGCTTCCAAACAGCAACCCCCAGAACCTAAAAAGTAA
- the glgA gene encoding glycogen synthase GlgA: MYIVQVASECAPVIKAGGLGDVVYGLSRELEIRGHCVELILPMYDCMRYDQIWGLHEAYRDLWVPWFGGAIHCNVFCGWVHGRLCFFIQPNSGDNFFNRGTYYGCKDDNMRFAFFSKAALEFLLRSNKRPDIIHCHDWQTGLIPPLLFEIYKYHGMGNQRVLYTIHNFKHQGFGGAEILWATGLNNDPYYFSYARLRDNFNPFVINFMKGGIVFANYFNTVSPHHAWEAHHTDVSYGLGHTIHQHQHKFTGILNGLDYNIWNPEVDKFIAAPYGVDSFSEKARNKKALRERLWLRDEAEKPLICYVGRLDDQKGVHLVHHAMYYALARGAQFVLLGSATESLINNWFWHEKNHLNNNPDVHIELGFNEELSHLIYAGADMIVVPSNFEPCGLTQVISLKYGTVPIVRGVGGLVNTVFDRDYDTYHKPEERNGFVFFDPDNNALESAMSRALELWYTQPEEFQKLAIQGMECDYSWNRPGEEYVALYEMIRHK; this comes from the coding sequence ATGTATATAGTTCAGGTTGCCTCTGAGTGCGCCCCGGTGATTAAAGCTGGGGGATTGGGGGATGTGGTATATGGATTGAGTCGAGAATTAGAAATTCGCGGTCATTGCGTGGAGCTAATCCTACCCATGTATGATTGTATGCGCTACGACCAAATTTGGGGCTTACACGAGGCTTATCGGGACCTGTGGGTGCCTTGGTTCGGTGGGGCAATTCACTGTAACGTTTTTTGTGGTTGGGTACACGGGCGCTTGTGTTTCTTTATTCAACCCAATTCGGGCGATAATTTCTTTAATCGCGGTACTTACTACGGTTGTAAAGACGATAATATGCGTTTTGCCTTCTTCTCTAAAGCCGCTTTAGAATTTTTGCTCAGAAGTAATAAACGTCCCGATATAATTCATTGTCACGACTGGCAAACCGGTTTAATTCCGCCCTTACTGTTTGAAATTTATAAATATCATGGTATGGGCAATCAGCGCGTTCTCTACACCATCCATAACTTTAAACATCAAGGATTTGGTGGTGCGGAAATTCTCTGGGCAACAGGATTAAATAACGATCCTTACTACTTTAGCTATGCCCGACTGCGCGATAACTTCAATCCTTTTGTGATTAATTTTATGAAAGGTGGCATCGTTTTTGCCAACTATTTCAATACCGTCTCGCCCCACCATGCTTGGGAAGCACACCACACTGATGTTAGTTACGGTTTGGGCCATACAATTCACCAGCATCAACACAAATTTACTGGCATTCTCAACGGTTTAGATTACAATATCTGGAACCCAGAAGTAGATAAATTTATTGCTGCACCCTACGGTGTTGATAGCTTCTCCGAGAAGGCACGCAATAAGAAGGCACTGCGAGAAAGACTCTGGTTAAGAGATGAGGCAGAAAAACCCTTAATTTGTTATGTCGGTCGTTTAGATGACCAAAAAGGCGTACATTTAGTTCACCATGCCATGTATTATGCCTTAGCTCGCGGGGCGCAATTTGTCCTCTTAGGTTCCGCCACCGAATCGTTAATTAATAACTGGTTCTGGCACGAGAAAAATCACCTCAATAATAACCCTGATGTTCATATTGAATTGGGCTTTAATGAGGAATTATCTCACCTCATTTATGCGGGGGCTGATATGATTGTGGTTCCCAGTAATTTTGAACCCTGCGGACTGACACAAGTAATCAGCTTAAAATACGGAACTGTTCCCATTGTCCGGGGAGTTGGTGGTTTAGTTAATACGGTTTTTGATCGCGATTATGATACCTATCACAAACCAGAAGAACGCAATGGTTTTGTCTTTTTTGATCCCGATAATAATGCCCTCGAATCAGCCATGTCCCGGGCATTGGAATTGTGGTACACTCAACCAGAAGAATTCCAAAAATTAGCGATCCAAGGCATGGAATGCGATTACTCTTGGAATCGCCCCGGGGAAGAATACGTTGCCCTCTATGAAATGATTCGCCACAAATAA